The Sorex araneus isolate mSorAra2 chromosome 5, mSorAra2.pri, whole genome shotgun sequence genome has a segment encoding these proteins:
- the HAUS3 gene encoding HAUS augmin-like complex subunit 3 → MSCGNEFVETLRRIHYPRAVALNGEDFDWLFEREKEEAFLRWFCGAVSELHVLADEELKAFAELQESGQPVLEGAALEEALKTCQPSAWRTPALEDKELEKLEEELRTLQKLKNLKIQRRNKYQLMASVTSHKSLRLQAKEEEATKKLKQSQGILNAMNIKVSNELQALSDLVAKLMTFFRISDFGQGTDPLVFMSQFSLEKYLSQEEQSTAALTLYTKKHFFQGILEVVERSNEENFQLLDIQTPSTCDNQEVLEERRLEMARLHLAYICIQHQLIHLKANNLSMKSRIKWVEENLHRLTDKAVVKDNVDAKISSLSSEILKLEEEIAHMKEKSLPALVRENAQLLNMPVVKGDFDLQIAKQDCYTTRQKFVLSQLIKQKASFELLQLSYELELRKHWDIYHQLENLTQELSKSNVILHQQLEMLTDPSVSQQMNPRNIIDTKDCSAQRLYQLLEGETKKRELFITHGNLEKAAEKFKMDVSSIQNKFAISAQEHFFFLSKLNNDVDMLCDALYQGGNQLLLSDQELMEQFHQVESQMNKLNHLFTDILADVKTKRKMLASNKLHQMERKLYVYFLKDEDYLKEIVENLENQSEIKAVGLED, encoded by the exons ATGAGCTGTGGGAACGAGTTTGTGGAAACGTTGAGGAGAATCCACTACCCCAGGGCTGTGGCGCTCAATGGGGAGGATTTTGATTGGCTGTtcgagagggagaaagaggaggcgTTTCTGAGGTGGTTCTGTGGCGCGGTGAGTGAGCTGCACGTCCTGGCCGACGAGGAGCTGAAGGCATTCGCGGAGCTGCAGGAATCTGGCCAGCCTGTCCTGGAAGGAGCCGCGTTGGAGGAAGCCCTCAAAACCTGCCAGCCTTCCGCTTGGAGGACACCTGCCCTGGAAGATAAGGAGCTCGAGAAACTGGAGGAGGAGCTTCGAACGCTGCAGAaattaaaaaacctaaaaattcaGCGACGCAATAAATACCAGTTGATGGCCTCAGTAACCAGTCACAAGTCACTGAGGTTACAGGCTAAAGAAGAGGAAGCCACTAAAAAGCTGAAACAGAGTCAGGGAATACTAAACGCTATGAATATTAAGGTCAGCAATGAACTTCAGGCTCTTTCTGATTTAGTAGCAAAATTAATGACGTTTTTCAGGATTTCTGATTTTGGTCAAGGGACAGATCCACTGGTGTTTATGTCTCAGTTTTCCTTGGAGAAATACCTGAGCCAAGAAGAGCAAAGCACAGCAGCATTAACTTTATATACCAAAAAACACTTTTTCCAGGGTATACTCGAAGTAGTTGAAAGGTCGAATGAAGAAAATTTTCAACTTTTAGATATACAAACACCATCTACTTGTGACAATCAAGAAGTTCTTGAGGAGAGACGATTGGAGATGGCTAGACTGCATCTAGCATACATTTGTATTCAACACCAGTTAATTCACTTGAAAGCGAATAATTTGAGCATGAAATCAAGAATTAAATGGGTAGAGGAGAACCTTCATCGCCTCACTGACAAg GCTGTTGTCAAAGATAATGTGGATGCTAAAATTTCAAGTTTGAGCAGTGAGATTCTCAAACTTGAAGAAGAAATCGCTCATATGAAAGAGAAAAGTTTACCTGCTCTTGTAAGAGAGAATGCTCAGTTGTTGAATATGCCAGTTGTTAAAGGAGATTTTGATCTGCAGATTGCTAAACAAGACTGTTACACAACAAGACAAAAATTCGTTCTAAGTCAGTTGATAAAGCAGAAGGCATCATTTGAGCTTCTACAGTTGTCATATGAGCTTGAATTGAGAAAGCATTGGGATATATATCATCAACTTGAAAATTTAACTCAAGAACTTAGTAAAAGTAATGTAATACTCCACCAGCAATTAGAAATGCTAACAGACCCGTCAGTATCTCAGCAGATGAATCCAAGGAATATTATCGATACAAAGGATTGTTCTGCACAGAG ACTTTACCAGCTTTTAGAAGGAGAAACCAAGAAAAGAGAATTATTTATAACCCATGGAAACCTTGAGAAAGCagctgaaaaatttaaaatggatgtttcttcaatacaaaataaatttgcaatttctgcccaggaacattttttttttctatccaaaCTGAATAATGATGTGGACATGCTTTGTGATGCCCTGTATCAGGGAGGAAATCAGCTTTTGCTTAGTGATCAG gagttAATGGAGCAGTTTCATCAAGTGGAATCTCAAATGAATAAGCTAAATCATCTTTTTACTGATATTCTTGCTGATgtgaagacaaaaaggaaaatgttggCATCTAATAAGCTCCatcaaatggaaagaaaattatatgtatatttcttaaaGGATGAAGATTATCTGAAAGAGATTGTGGAGAATTTAGAAAACCAATCAGAGATTAAGGCTGTTGGTCTGGAAGACTGA